From Thalassotalea euphylliae, the proteins below share one genomic window:
- a CDS encoding MltA domain-containing protein gives MRFSIVKRLTAAITSATFLSLFTSLNVSANATFALETEPEFGVLSGFKGSELCTVAANTQSYIKHHPDDVKAVHDGSAVIGNDMSLARVNETLAFLCETYRSDVRAGRQSRLHNSEFVKANFEFIRWLPDKKNADRIASSSTNKVKTRLLNDIPAQQLFVTKYYAKLLDGSSVQSGRYDQALYQLPDDEQGLSKRAAEAKKAELTRYQFTRQQVIEGALLKGKLAKPLVWVSEEALHDVLLQGTGVLQVDGKTRYFNVHRNNGIAYDYHIGKREQARYWYFAEVPSILGYGQDLPDKIAIKPQVSLAGNVKQLGLGKLMLLSYHTERNGLPPKHEARLAVLADEGGAFDDNLFQLDLLAGNYRGWQDYYAANKHLPDYADVWILLKKQ, from the coding sequence ATGCGCTTTTCCATTGTTAAGCGGCTAACCGCTGCCATTACTTCAGCTACTTTTCTGAGCTTGTTTACTTCGCTAAATGTTTCGGCTAATGCAACATTTGCATTGGAGACTGAGCCAGAATTTGGTGTGCTTTCTGGCTTTAAAGGCAGTGAATTATGTACTGTCGCAGCCAATACACAATCTTATATCAAACACCACCCAGACGATGTCAAAGCGGTGCACGATGGCAGTGCAGTGATAGGCAATGATATGTCGCTAGCGCGCGTTAACGAGACACTGGCGTTTTTATGTGAAACCTATCGCAGTGACGTGCGAGCAGGGCGACAAAGCCGACTGCACAATAGCGAGTTTGTCAAAGCGAATTTCGAGTTTATTCGCTGGTTACCAGACAAAAAAAACGCTGATCGCATTGCGAGTAGCAGCACGAATAAGGTGAAAACACGACTGCTCAATGATATCCCAGCGCAGCAATTATTTGTAACCAAGTACTACGCTAAGCTGCTTGATGGCAGCAGCGTGCAAAGTGGCCGCTACGATCAGGCGCTTTATCAGCTACCGGATGATGAACAAGGGCTTTCGAAACGAGCGGCAGAGGCGAAAAAAGCTGAACTCACACGCTATCAGTTTACGCGACAACAAGTGATCGAAGGTGCGCTACTTAAAGGCAAGTTAGCCAAGCCTTTGGTTTGGGTTTCAGAAGAAGCCTTGCACGATGTGTTGTTGCAGGGCACAGGTGTGTTGCAAGTTGATGGTAAAACCCGTTATTTCAATGTGCATCGCAACAATGGTATTGCCTACGATTACCACATTGGAAAACGCGAACAAGCGCGCTATTGGTATTTTGCCGAAGTGCCAAGTATTTTGGGTTATGGTCAAGACTTGCCTGATAAAATCGCGATTAAACCACAGGTCAGTTTAGCGGGTAACGTCAAACAATTAGGGCTAGGTAAATTAATGTTACTGAGTTATCACACTGAGCGTAACGGTTTGCCGCCTAAACACGAAGCGCGTCTAGCTGTATTGGCCGACGAAGGAGGCGCGTTTGACGATAACTTGTTCCAACTCGATCTGCTCGCTGGTAATTATCGCGGCTGGCAAGATTATTATGCGGCGAATAAACACCTGCCTGATTATGCCGACGTCTGGATTTTATTGAAAAAACAATAA
- a CDS encoding sel1 repeat family protein → MSIRQNTTLLMRKVLIGGSLAVLLATAPVSFALSNNSNLVAIEDYEKDVEQAISLYKKKDYEKALPALEAMAKLGDKKAQYMVGVMYLSSQGTQQDLLKSYAWLTVANEQKTKAWQKPLNWLDENIDPKFLKIASQEAAMYVEKYGVKAQKLKCRPLKTLGTNRSIHTCVKSEVKPGYYLAKTQ, encoded by the coding sequence ATGAGTATTAGACAAAACACAACCTTATTAATGCGTAAAGTGCTTATTGGCGGCTCGCTTGCCGTGCTACTTGCCACTGCGCCTGTCAGTTTCGCACTGTCAAATAATAGTAACCTAGTCGCTATTGAAGATTATGAAAAAGATGTCGAACAGGCAATTTCGCTGTACAAGAAAAAAGACTATGAAAAAGCCCTGCCTGCTTTAGAGGCGATGGCTAAACTTGGGGATAAAAAAGCTCAATATATGGTCGGTGTAATGTATCTAAGTAGCCAAGGGACACAACAAGACTTATTGAAAAGTTATGCTTGGCTGACCGTTGCCAATGAGCAAAAAACCAAAGCTTGGCAAAAACCTCTCAATTGGCTAGATGAAAACATAGATCCAAAATTTCTAAAAATCGCCTCCCAAGAAGCGGCAATGTATGTGGAAAAATATGGCGTCAAAGCACAAAAACTAAAATGTCGTCCGCTAAAGACGCTCGGCACGAACAGGTCAATTCATACCTGTGTGAAATCTGAGGTCAAACCTGGCTACTACCTCGCAAAAACCCAGTAA